The Saccharopolyspora gloriosae genome window below encodes:
- a CDS encoding DEAD/DEAH box helicase codes for MPQIDHAVSGQVLTGDASTELPAELTADAAAASVDSVESALSEQAAATDPEAPAEPSGFDALAIDPLVRKVVAELGYETPSPIQAQTIPPLLEGRDVMGLAQTGTGKTAAFALPILSNIDLNGSGPQALVLAPTRELAIQVAEAFQRYAKHLPGFNVLPIYGGQSYGPQLAGLKRGAHVVVGTPGRLIDHLDKGSLNLRHLKHLVLDEADEMLRMGFIEDVERILQSVPEQRQVALFSATMPGAIRKISQSYLRDPVEISVKTKTSTATNITQKYVPVRGPYKLDALTRILEVQSFDAMIVFARTKQITEELAEKLKARGFNASAINGDVPQAQRERTIGHLREGRIDILVATDVAARGLDVERISHVLNYDIPHDSESYVHRIGRTGRAGRSGEAILFVSPRERHMLRSIEKATRQSIEQMDLPSIDDVNDQRLARFAKDITETLEKGGLELFHNLVQEYERTHDVPAAEIAAALAAMVQGDRPLLLEPEPQDNRRGGRDGGYEPAGSDTDTYRVEVGRRNRVTPSALVGALANEGGLHSKHIGHIDIRAEHTLIELPANLPEDMLRKLSKTQVAGRGLRISRADGEVLARRGPRPGRDRDKPRPHRKGGPRSPQQGGRAGGYGKRPSRDRT; via the coding sequence ATGCCCCAAATCGATCACGCAGTTTCCGGACAGGTCCTGACCGGCGACGCGAGCACCGAGCTGCCCGCCGAACTGACCGCCGACGCGGCCGCCGCATCGGTCGACTCCGTCGAGTCCGCGCTGTCCGAGCAGGCCGCCGCGACGGACCCCGAGGCTCCCGCCGAGCCGAGCGGTTTCGACGCGCTCGCCATCGACCCGCTGGTGCGCAAGGTCGTCGCCGAGCTCGGCTACGAAACCCCCTCGCCGATCCAGGCGCAGACCATCCCGCCGCTGCTCGAAGGCCGCGACGTGATGGGCCTGGCGCAGACCGGCACCGGCAAGACCGCCGCGTTCGCGCTGCCCATCCTCAGCAACATCGACCTCAACGGCTCCGGCCCGCAGGCCCTGGTGCTCGCCCCGACCCGCGAACTGGCCATCCAGGTCGCCGAGGCGTTCCAGCGCTACGCCAAGCACCTGCCCGGCTTCAACGTGCTGCCGATCTACGGCGGCCAGAGCTACGGCCCGCAGCTCGCCGGCCTCAAGCGCGGCGCGCACGTCGTCGTCGGCACCCCCGGCCGGCTCATCGACCACCTCGACAAGGGTTCGCTGAACCTGCGCCACCTCAAGCACCTGGTGCTCGACGAGGCCGACGAGATGCTGCGGATGGGCTTCATCGAGGACGTCGAGCGCATCCTGCAGTCCGTGCCCGAGCAGCGGCAGGTCGCGCTGTTCTCCGCGACCATGCCCGGCGCGATTCGCAAGATCAGCCAGTCGTACCTGCGCGACCCGGTGGAGATCTCGGTCAAGACCAAGACCTCCACGGCCACCAACATCACCCAGAAGTACGTGCCGGTGCGCGGCCCGTACAAGCTGGACGCGCTCACCCGCATCCTCGAAGTCCAGAGCTTCGACGCGATGATCGTGTTCGCCCGCACCAAGCAGATCACCGAGGAACTCGCCGAGAAGCTCAAGGCGCGCGGGTTCAACGCCTCGGCGATCAACGGCGACGTGCCGCAGGCGCAGCGCGAGCGCACCATCGGTCACCTGCGCGAAGGCCGCATCGACATCCTCGTGGCCACCGACGTGGCGGCGCGCGGGCTCGACGTCGAGCGCATCTCGCACGTGCTGAACTACGACATCCCGCACGACAGCGAGTCCTACGTGCACCGCATCGGCCGCACCGGCCGGGCCGGGCGCAGCGGCGAGGCGATCCTGTTCGTGTCCCCCCGGGAGCGCCACATGCTGCGCTCCATCGAGAAGGCCACCCGGCAGTCCATCGAGCAGATGGACCTGCCCAGCATCGACGACGTCAACGACCAGCGGCTCGCGCGGTTCGCCAAGGACATCACCGAGACGCTGGAAAAGGGCGGCCTGGAGCTGTTCCACAACCTGGTCCAGGAGTACGAGCGCACCCACGACGTGCCCGCCGCGGAGATCGCCGCCGCGCTGGCCGCGATGGTGCAGGGCGACCGCCCGCTGCTGCTGGAGCCGGAACCGCAGGACAACCGCCGCGGCGGCCGGGACGGCGGCTACGAGCCCGCCGGTTCGGACACCGACACCTACCGGGTCGAGGTCGGGCGCCGCAACCGCGTCACGCCGAGCGCTCTGGTCGGCGCGCTGGCCAACGAGGGCGGCCTGCACAGCAAGCACATCGGGCACATCGACATCCGGGCCGAGCACACGCTGATCGAGCTGCCCGCGAACCTGCCCGAGGACATGCTGCGCAAGCTCAGCAAGACCCAGGTCGCCGGTCGTGGTCTGCGGATCAGCCGGGCCGACGGCGAGGTGCTGGCGCGGCGCGGTCCGCGTCCGGGCCGGGACCGGGACAAGCCGCGTCCGCACCGCAAGGGCGGCCCGCGGTCCCCGCAGCAGGGCGGTCGCGCCGGCGGTTACGGCAAGCGTCCCAGCCGGGACCGCACCTGA
- a CDS encoding AAA family ATPase: MDISDESAASGGPIPTLRTPRRTLVVLAGLPGAGKSTLLHKLIAPPGTVVLDSEQVRARLKELLPAAVPYRWYRPLVHALHRTRIAWFCLRADGRVIAHEPSTRATTRLMMVLFALISGRRRVLVWLHVGPEEALAGQHARGRLIRSRSFQLHVHRAYRVHRALLSGRAPRGWQDVRLFTRNDLAAGLRVTGRR, translated from the coding sequence GTGGACATTTCGGACGAGTCCGCCGCGTCCGGCGGGCCAATTCCCACTTTGCGCACCCCGCGCCGCACCCTGGTGGTCCTGGCCGGGCTTCCCGGCGCGGGCAAGAGCACCCTGCTGCACAAGCTGATCGCCCCGCCGGGAACCGTCGTGCTCGACTCCGAGCAGGTCCGCGCCCGGCTCAAGGAGCTGCTGCCCGCCGCGGTCCCGTACCGCTGGTACCGGCCCCTGGTGCACGCCTTGCACCGCACCCGCATCGCCTGGTTCTGCCTGCGCGCCGACGGCAGGGTGATCGCCCACGAGCCGTCCACCCGCGCCACGACCCGCCTGATGATGGTGCTGTTCGCGCTGATCAGCGGCAGGCGTCGGGTCCTGGTGTGGCTGCACGTCGGTCCGGAGGAGGCGCTCGCCGGGCAGCACGCCCGCGGCAGGCTCATCCGCAGCCGCTCGTTCCAGCTGCACGTGCACCGCGCGTACCGGGTGCATCGCGCGCTGCTGTCCGGGCGGGCGCCGCGCGGCTGGCAGGACGTGCGCCTGTTCACCCGGAACGACCTGGCCGCAGGCCTGCGGGTGACCGGCCGCAGGTGA
- a CDS encoding P-II family nitrogen regulator, which produces MKLVTAIIQPSKLDELKDKLGRLGVLGMTVSDAQGYGRQKGHTEVYRGAEYAVDFVEKARVEVLVDDAIVEQVVDGIVTATRTGKVGDGKVWVSTVDSVVRVRTGETGVEAI; this is translated from the coding sequence ATGAAGCTGGTGACCGCGATCATCCAGCCCAGCAAGCTGGACGAGTTGAAGGACAAGCTGGGCCGGCTCGGCGTGCTGGGCATGACCGTCAGCGACGCGCAGGGCTACGGCAGGCAGAAGGGCCACACCGAGGTCTACCGCGGGGCCGAGTACGCGGTGGACTTCGTGGAGAAGGCCCGCGTCGAGGTGCTCGTGGACGACGCGATCGTCGAGCAGGTCGTCGACGGCATCGTCACCGCGACCCGCACCGGCAAGGTCGGTGACGGCAAGGTCTGGGTGAGCACCGTCGACTCCGTGGTCCGGGTGCGGACCGGAGAGACGGGCGTCGAAGCGATCTGA
- a CDS encoding ammonium transporter — translation MNSGDTAWVLISAALVLLMTPGLAFFYGGMVRARGVLNMIMMSLGSIGVVGVLWVLFGYSTAFGTDLGGLGLLGDPTEFFGLGQLLGEDQLSGTIPTLAFVGFQAMFAILTVALISGAIADRARFGPWLLFAALWATVVYFPVAHWVFAFDETDDAGNVTAVGGWIANRLAAVDFAGGTAVHINAGAAALALALVLGKRARWPKETGKPHNLPFVVLGAGLLWFGWFGFNAGSALAADNSAAVVLVNTLVATSAAMLGWLFVERLRDGHATTLGAASGIIAGLVAITPACSSVTPLGAIAVGAITGAVCALALSLKYKLGYDDSLDVVGVHLVGGLVGTLLVGFFASEAAPAGVNGLFYGGGFDQLWRQAVGAVAVFAYSFVLSLVLAWIVKAVVGFRATPENEAEGIDETEHAESAYHFGDGRSARRPAVRADDADRKLEGSNA, via the coding sequence GTGAATTCAGGCGATACCGCATGGGTGCTGATCAGCGCCGCACTGGTGCTGCTCATGACGCCAGGGCTGGCTTTCTTCTACGGCGGCATGGTGCGTGCGCGCGGCGTGCTCAACATGATCATGATGAGCCTCGGCAGCATCGGGGTCGTCGGGGTCCTGTGGGTGCTGTTCGGGTACTCGACCGCCTTCGGCACGGACCTCGGCGGTCTCGGACTGCTGGGCGACCCCACCGAGTTCTTCGGGCTCGGCCAGCTGCTCGGTGAGGACCAGCTCTCCGGCACCATCCCGACCTTGGCGTTCGTCGGGTTCCAGGCGATGTTCGCGATCCTGACGGTCGCGCTCATCTCCGGCGCCATCGCCGACCGGGCCCGCTTCGGCCCGTGGCTGCTGTTCGCCGCGCTGTGGGCCACCGTCGTGTACTTCCCGGTCGCGCACTGGGTGTTCGCGTTCGACGAGACCGACGACGCGGGCAACGTGACCGCCGTCGGCGGCTGGATCGCCAACCGGCTCGCCGCCGTCGACTTCGCCGGGGGCACCGCGGTGCACATCAACGCCGGTGCCGCCGCGCTCGCGCTGGCGCTGGTGCTCGGCAAGCGCGCCCGCTGGCCGAAGGAGACCGGCAAGCCGCACAACCTGCCGTTCGTCGTCCTCGGCGCCGGTCTGCTGTGGTTCGGCTGGTTCGGCTTCAACGCCGGTTCCGCGCTCGCCGCGGACAACTCCGCGGCCGTGGTGCTGGTCAACACGCTCGTGGCGACCAGCGCGGCGATGCTCGGCTGGCTGTTCGTGGAGCGGCTGCGCGACGGGCACGCCACCACGCTCGGCGCCGCTTCGGGCATCATCGCCGGGCTGGTCGCGATCACCCCGGCCTGCTCGTCGGTGACGCCGCTGGGCGCCATCGCCGTCGGCGCCATCACCGGTGCGGTCTGCGCGCTGGCGCTGAGCCTCAAGTACAAGCTCGGCTACGACGACTCGCTCGACGTCGTCGGCGTGCACCTCGTCGGCGGTCTCGTCGGCACCCTGCTGGTCGGGTTCTTCGCCTCCGAGGCGGCGCCCGCCGGGGTCAACGGGCTGTTCTACGGCGGCGGATTCGACCAGCTGTGGCGCCAGGCCGTGGGCGCGGTCGCGGTGTTCGCCTACTCGTTCGTGCTCAGCCTCGTGCTTGCCTGGATCGTCAAGGCCGTCGTCGGCTTCCGGGCGACGCCGGAGAACGAGGCCGAAGGCATCGACGAGACCGAGCACGCCGAATCCGCCTACCACTTCGGCGACGGCCGCTCCGCCCGCCGTCCGGCCGTCCGCGCCGACGACGCCGATCGCAAGCTGGAGGGCAGCAACGCATGA
- a CDS encoding CynX/NimT family MFS transporter, with protein sequence MTGERAERFAVGTLVLVVLVALALRPPVTAVAPVLDRILADLGLSTAFGGVLTTLPVVCLGVFAFVAPRLRQRFGDERVLVGCLVVLLIGNLLRAGGSVQALLGGTIVVGAGIAVANVALPGLIKRDFPSRVPGVTALYTMCLTLGGATAASAVVPLGRALGSEWRWPLGLLAVPVLLALLLTAFALRGTTTTQRAISPGKLWRDPLAWQVTVFMGLQSLMAYVVFGWLPTMAQSRGLSPESAGLVLGVQAAVQAVGSLTVPLLCRRFRDQRWVAVSVAVLTAAGFAGVLHAPGAAGIWAATVLLGLAQGASFGLALTLFGLRAPDSETTAALSGMAQGAGYLIAALGPLAIGLLHGATGGWAIPLALLVVCCAAEAAAGAGAGRARTVPSVVGS encoded by the coding sequence ATGACGGGCGAGCGGGCGGAGCGGTTCGCGGTCGGCACGTTGGTGCTGGTCGTTCTGGTGGCGTTGGCGCTGCGGCCGCCGGTGACGGCCGTGGCGCCGGTGCTGGACCGGATCTTGGCGGACCTGGGGCTGTCCACCGCATTCGGCGGGGTGCTGACCACGCTCCCGGTGGTGTGCCTGGGAGTGTTCGCCTTCGTGGCGCCGCGGCTGCGGCAGCGCTTCGGCGACGAGCGGGTGCTGGTGGGCTGCCTCGTGGTGCTGCTGATCGGCAACCTGCTGCGCGCGGGCGGATCGGTGCAGGCGTTGCTGGGCGGCACCATCGTCGTCGGCGCGGGCATCGCGGTGGCCAACGTGGCGCTGCCCGGACTGATCAAGCGGGACTTCCCGAGCCGCGTGCCGGGCGTGACCGCGCTCTACACGATGTGCCTGACGCTCGGCGGCGCCACCGCGGCGAGCGCCGTCGTTCCGCTCGGCCGGGCGCTGGGCTCGGAGTGGCGCTGGCCGCTGGGGCTGCTGGCGGTTCCGGTGCTGCTGGCGCTGCTGCTGACCGCGTTCGCGCTGCGCGGGACGACGACCACCCAGCGCGCGATCAGCCCGGGGAAGCTGTGGCGCGATCCGCTGGCCTGGCAGGTCACCGTGTTCATGGGCTTGCAGTCGCTGATGGCCTACGTCGTGTTCGGGTGGCTGCCCACGATGGCGCAGAGCCGCGGCCTGTCGCCGGAGAGCGCGGGCCTGGTGCTCGGCGTGCAGGCCGCGGTGCAGGCCGTCGGCTCGCTGACGGTGCCGCTGCTGTGCCGGCGGTTCCGGGATCAGCGGTGGGTCGCGGTGAGCGTCGCGGTGCTGACCGCGGCCGGGTTCGCCGGGGTGCTGCACGCGCCGGGCGCGGCCGGGATCTGGGCGGCGACGGTGCTGCTGGGCTTGGCGCAGGGCGCGTCGTTCGGGCTCGCGCTGACCTTGTTCGGGTTGCGCGCGCCGGACAGCGAGACCACCGCGGCGCTGTCGGGGATGGCGCAGGGCGCCGGATACCTCATCGCCGCGCTCGGACCGCTGGCCATCGGGCTGCTGCACGGCGCCACCGGCGGCTGGGCGATTCCGCTGGCCCTGCTGGTGGTGTGCTGCGCCGCGGAAGCCGCGGCGGGCGCCGGTGCGGGCCGGGCGCGCACGGTGCCGTCGGTGGTGGGCTCGTAA
- a CDS encoding D-Ala-D-Ala carboxypeptidase family metallohydrolase, which translates to MGGERIRSVLAAPVRLCAAVAVALLVVAGVSAVAAPEAAAYSWTRQLQEGDSGDDVQELQIRVAGWAADEASKTNVAVDGQFGPGTKAAVSRFQSAYGLSASGVVDTPTQDALNALEDSDGSTAHFDFAEFESKDGAGFGSGNVDASTVQENVRRLMYKLEAVRTKAGDAAITVNSGFRSLAHNESVGGVPNSQHTYGIAADVVISGQGVGDTIGYAQTSGFSGIIRYDTFTHVDSRAEYDYGASSWYWSV; encoded by the coding sequence ATGGGCGGAGAGCGGATCAGATCGGTGCTGGCGGCACCGGTGCGGCTGTGCGCTGCGGTGGCGGTCGCACTCCTGGTGGTGGCCGGGGTGTCGGCGGTGGCCGCGCCCGAGGCGGCGGCCTACTCGTGGACCCGGCAGCTGCAGGAGGGCGACAGCGGCGACGACGTCCAGGAGCTCCAGATCCGGGTGGCGGGCTGGGCGGCCGACGAGGCGTCGAAGACGAACGTGGCCGTGGACGGGCAGTTCGGTCCGGGTACGAAGGCGGCGGTGTCCCGCTTCCAGAGCGCCTACGGGCTGTCGGCGAGCGGTGTCGTGGACACGCCGACGCAGGACGCGTTGAACGCGCTGGAGGACTCCGACGGCTCCACCGCCCACTTCGACTTCGCCGAGTTCGAATCGAAGGACGGTGCCGGATTCGGCAGCGGCAACGTCGACGCGAGCACGGTCCAGGAGAACGTGCGGCGCTTGATGTACAAGCTCGAAGCGGTTCGCACCAAGGCCGGTGACGCCGCGATCACCGTCAACTCCGGGTTCCGCAGCCTCGCGCACAACGAGAGCGTCGGCGGCGTCCCCAACAGCCAGCACACCTACGGCATCGCCGCGGACGTCGTGATCAGCGGGCAGGGCGTCGGCGACACCATCGGGTACGCCCAGACCTCCGGTTTCTCCGGCATCATCCGCTACGACACGTTCACCCACGTCGACAGCCGCGCCGAGTACGACTACGGCGCGAGCTCCTGGTACTGGAGCGTGTGA
- the ftsY gene encoding signal recognition particle-docking protein FtsY produces the protein MGCVSTSNLILIAVVVAVVLVLAVVTGIVLARRRRISLREQEAERPAVQGGGYQAGGGFSFSSGATATAPPEHPVEQRPETEGQPGVGDDAAEPRDSAKRGIVDVPLPTEAEVEAETGTPREQPATTEDPATTAEPAEDRTTGTDAATAVDQVEDTTAPPAEVPEQDRTTAPPEPEPATAEPATEIEEIEPTAGRLERLRGRLSRSRSTFGQGLLGLLGAGDLDEDSWEEVEDTLLMADLGSATTTEIVERLRTEIASRGVRTPEDARALLREVLIDALSTEAPRSVRALPHGDPADGGKPAVLLVVGVNGTGKTTTTGKLARVLVADGHKVLLGAADTFRAAAVEQLATWGERVGAEVVRGNEGQDPASVAFESVSRATDAGVDAVLVDTAGRLHTKSGLMDELGKVKRVVEKRAQVDEVLLVLDATTGQNGMVQARVFSEVVDVTGIVLTKLDGTAKGGIVFQVQRELGVPVKLVGLGEGPDHLAPFEPAAFVDALLG, from the coding sequence ATGGGGTGCGTGTCCACCTCGAACCTGATTCTGATCGCCGTTGTCGTCGCCGTGGTGCTGGTGCTGGCCGTGGTCACCGGCATCGTGCTCGCCCGGAGGCGCCGCATCAGCCTGCGCGAGCAGGAGGCCGAGCGCCCGGCGGTGCAGGGCGGCGGCTACCAGGCGGGCGGTGGCTTCAGCTTCTCCAGCGGCGCGACCGCGACGGCGCCGCCGGAACACCCGGTCGAGCAACGACCGGAGACCGAAGGGCAGCCCGGAGTCGGTGACGACGCCGCCGAACCGAGGGACAGCGCCAAGCGCGGCATCGTCGACGTGCCGCTGCCCACCGAAGCCGAGGTCGAGGCGGAGACCGGCACTCCCCGCGAGCAGCCCGCGACCACCGAGGACCCGGCGACCACGGCCGAGCCCGCCGAGGACCGCACGACCGGGACCGACGCCGCGACGGCGGTGGACCAGGTCGAGGACACCACCGCCCCGCCCGCCGAGGTGCCCGAGCAGGACCGCACCACGGCCCCTCCGGAACCGGAACCCGCGACGGCCGAGCCGGCCACCGAGATCGAGGAGATCGAGCCGACCGCGGGCAGGCTGGAACGGCTGCGCGGCAGGCTCTCCCGCTCCCGCTCCACGTTCGGCCAGGGCCTGCTGGGCCTGCTGGGCGCGGGCGACCTGGACGAGGACTCCTGGGAAGAGGTCGAGGACACCCTGCTGATGGCCGACCTGGGCTCGGCCACCACCACGGAGATCGTCGAGCGGCTGCGCACCGAGATCGCCTCGCGCGGCGTGCGCACCCCGGAGGACGCGCGGGCGCTGCTGCGCGAAGTGCTCATCGACGCGTTGAGCACCGAAGCACCGCGTTCCGTGCGCGCGCTGCCGCACGGCGACCCCGCCGACGGCGGCAAGCCCGCGGTGCTGCTGGTCGTCGGCGTCAACGGCACCGGCAAGACCACCACCACCGGCAAGCTGGCGCGGGTGCTCGTCGCCGACGGCCACAAGGTGCTGCTCGGCGCGGCCGACACGTTCCGCGCCGCCGCCGTCGAACAGCTCGCCACCTGGGGTGAGCGGGTCGGTGCCGAAGTGGTGCGCGGCAACGAAGGCCAGGACCCGGCGAGCGTCGCGTTCGAATCGGTCTCCCGCGCCACCGACGCCGGCGTGGACGCCGTGCTGGTGGACACCGCCGGCCGGTTGCACACCAAGTCCGGGCTGATGGACGAGCTCGGCAAGGTCAAGCGCGTCGTGGAGAAGCGCGCCCAGGTCGACGAGGTGCTGCTGGTGCTCGACGCCACCACCGGCCAGAACGGCATGGTGCAGGCGCGGGTGTTCTCCGAAGTGGTGGACGTGACCGGCATCGTGCTGACGAAGCTCGACGGCACCGCGAAGGGCGGCATCGTCTTCCAGGTGCAGCGCGAGCTGGGCGTGCCGGTGAAGCTCGTCGGCCTCGGCGAGGGGCCGGACCACCTGGCCCCCTTCGAACCCGCCGCCTTCGTTGATGCGTTGCTTGGGTGA
- a CDS encoding anhydro-N-acetylmuramic acid kinase, which produces MSSWRVLGLISGTSMDGIDIAVAELSTSGDGTARLRPCGSTEVAYPAELRRRLLAALPPAHLDAREFCVLDTEVGRAFADAARHGIAEFGDVDLIASLGQTLYHWVEDGRARGTTQLGQPAWIAEATGLPVIADLRARDVAAGGHGAPLAGVLDALWLADRPGPSIALNIGGIANITVVGGPEPLAYDTGPGNALLDAAATRVTDGATASDVGGLIAADGRVHRRLLERLLADDYYRAEPPKSTGKEHFGADYLDSAVREVDISGPDLLATLTELTATTIADACHRHGPREVIASGGGVHNPTLMAALRDRLRDVALHVSDDLGLPAAGKEGYLTALLGWLTWNGLPGNVPGTTGADGPRLLGAITPGARPLRLPEPASEPVHRLRITHTTTPLEAE; this is translated from the coding sequence ATGTCCTCTTGGCGGGTTCTCGGCCTGATCTCGGGCACGTCGATGGACGGCATCGACATCGCCGTCGCCGAGCTGAGCACGTCCGGCGACGGCACGGCGCGGCTGCGGCCGTGCGGCTCCACCGAGGTCGCCTACCCCGCCGAGCTGCGGCGGCGGCTGCTGGCCGCGCTGCCCCCGGCGCACCTCGACGCGCGGGAGTTCTGCGTGCTCGACACCGAGGTCGGCCGCGCCTTCGCCGACGCGGCCCGCCACGGCATCGCCGAGTTCGGCGACGTCGACCTGATCGCCTCGCTCGGGCAGACGCTCTACCACTGGGTCGAGGACGGGCGGGCGCGCGGCACCACGCAGCTCGGCCAGCCCGCGTGGATCGCGGAAGCGACCGGCCTCCCCGTCATCGCGGACCTGCGCGCTCGCGACGTCGCCGCGGGCGGGCACGGCGCACCGCTGGCCGGGGTGCTCGACGCGCTGTGGCTCGCCGACCGGCCGGGGCCGTCGATCGCGCTGAACATCGGCGGCATCGCCAACATCACCGTCGTCGGCGGACCCGAACCGCTCGCCTACGACACCGGGCCGGGCAACGCGCTGCTGGACGCCGCGGCAACCCGGGTGACGGACGGCGCGACCGCCAGCGACGTCGGCGGCCTGATCGCCGCCGACGGCCGGGTGCACCGGCGGCTGCTGGAGCGGCTGCTGGCCGACGACTACTACCGAGCGGAGCCGCCGAAGTCGACCGGCAAGGAGCACTTCGGCGCCGACTACCTGGACTCGGCGGTGCGCGAGGTGGACATCAGCGGGCCGGACCTGCTGGCGACGCTGACGGAGCTCACCGCCACCACCATCGCCGACGCCTGCCACCGCCACGGCCCCCGCGAGGTCATCGCCTCCGGCGGCGGCGTCCACAACCCGACGCTGATGGCGGCGCTGCGCGATCGGTTGCGGGACGTCGCGCTCCACGTCAGCGACGACCTCGGCCTGCCCGCGGCGGGCAAGGAGGGCTACCTGACCGCGCTGCTGGGCTGGTTGACCTGGAACGGGCTGCCCGGCAACGTCCCCGGAACCACCGGCGCCGACGGCCCCCGGCTGCTCGGCGCGATCACCCCCGGAGCCCGGCCGCTGCGGCTGCCGGAACCGGCGAGCGAACCCGTGCACCGCCTGCGCATCACCCACACCACGACTCCCCTGGAGGCCGAATGA
- a CDS encoding sodium:solute symporter → MRSIDLIVIGLYLVAMPLLGLLLSGRQRSSQEYFVGSRTLPWWAVCFSVVATETSTLTVISVPTVAYLGTFTYLQLAIGYLIGRVIVAFVLLPKYYAGNLVSAYEFLGQRFGSGLQGTASVTFLITRLLADGLRLFATAIPVKVMLEVFGVSVSYWQIVLALSVLTVIYTYLGGIKAVVWVDAIQMFVYVAGAILAAVVLNGRLSGDWFSTALQEGKFQVLDFGSSIVTEQYAFFTAVIGGAVFAMASHGADQLMVQRLLSCRNLRDSQLALIASGVVVALQFGLFLFIGTQLWSFYKGADPSALGMGSDDELFPRFIVNELPVGVSGLLIAGILAAAMSTLSSSLNSLSTSTVSDLYRRIGRRDVDDASVLRLGKVWTLIWALVFVVFASLFSSTDNPVVEIGLSIASYTYGALLGAFLLGLLVKRARQTDAIIAFVSTLVVVLVLAFGVTFPDGEGGEASLAFPWFTPVGVLVTLLVGGLLSLRHPAPPAAEKTAATAESA, encoded by the coding sequence ATGAGGTCCATCGATCTCATCGTGATCGGGCTGTACCTGGTCGCGATGCCGCTGCTGGGCCTGCTGCTCAGCGGGCGGCAGCGCAGCTCGCAGGAGTACTTCGTCGGCAGCCGCACCCTGCCGTGGTGGGCGGTGTGCTTCTCGGTGGTCGCCACCGAGACCTCCACGCTGACCGTGATCAGCGTGCCGACGGTGGCCTACCTCGGCACGTTCACCTACCTGCAGCTGGCCATCGGCTACCTCATCGGCCGCGTCATCGTCGCGTTCGTGCTGCTGCCCAAGTACTACGCCGGGAACCTGGTGAGCGCCTACGAGTTCCTCGGGCAGCGCTTCGGGTCCGGGCTGCAGGGCACCGCCTCGGTCACCTTCCTGATCACCCGGTTGCTCGCGGACGGCCTGCGGCTGTTCGCCACCGCGATCCCGGTGAAGGTGATGCTGGAGGTGTTCGGGGTCAGCGTCTCGTACTGGCAGATCGTGCTGGCGCTGTCGGTGCTGACCGTGATCTACACCTACTTGGGCGGGATCAAGGCCGTCGTGTGGGTCGATGCGATCCAGATGTTCGTCTACGTGGCCGGGGCGATCCTGGCGGCGGTCGTGCTCAACGGGCGGCTGTCCGGCGACTGGTTCTCCACCGCGTTGCAGGAGGGCAAGTTCCAGGTCCTCGACTTCGGGTCCTCGATCGTCACCGAGCAGTACGCGTTCTTCACCGCCGTCATCGGTGGCGCGGTGTTCGCGATGGCCTCGCACGGCGCCGACCAACTGATGGTGCAGCGGCTGCTGTCCTGCCGGAACCTGCGCGACAGCCAGCTCGCGCTGATCGCCAGCGGCGTCGTGGTGGCGTTGCAGTTCGGGCTGTTCCTGTTCATCGGCACCCAGCTGTGGTCGTTCTACAAGGGCGCGGACCCCTCGGCGCTGGGCATGGGCAGCGATGACGAGCTGTTCCCCCGGTTCATCGTGAACGAGCTGCCGGTGGGCGTGTCCGGCCTGCTGATCGCGGGCATCCTGGCGGCGGCGATGAGCACCTTGTCGTCCTCGTTGAACTCGCTGTCCACCTCCACGGTCAGCGACCTGTACCGGCGCATCGGCCGGCGCGACGTGGACGACGCGAGCGTGCTGCGGCTCGGCAAGGTCTGGACGCTGATCTGGGCGCTGGTGTTCGTGGTGTTCGCGTCGCTGTTCAGCAGCACCGACAACCCGGTGGTGGAGATCGGGTTGAGCATCGCCAGCTACACCTACGGCGCGCTGCTCGGCGCGTTCCTGCTGGGGCTGCTGGTGAAGCGGGCGCGGCAGACCGACGCGATCATCGCGTTCGTCTCGACGCTGGTGGTGGTGCTCGTGCTGGCGTTCGGGGTGACGTTCCCGGACGGCGAGGGCGGCGAGGCGTCGCTGGCGTTCCCGTGGTTCACGCCGGTCGGCGTGCTCGTCACGCTGCTCGTCGGCGGCCTGCTGTCGTTGCGCCACCCGGCGCCGCCGGCGGCGGAGAAGACCGCGGCGACCGCCGAGTCCGCTTGA